One window of Salegentibacter sp. Hel_I_6 genomic DNA carries:
- the rplU gene encoding 50S ribosomal protein L21 — protein MYAIVEIAGQQFKVAKDQKVFVNRLSGEEGDSVSFDKVLLTGDGDSINLGAPAIDGALVGAKITRHLKGDKVIVFKKKRRKGYRKKNGHRQSLTEIVIESIDVKGGKKAASAKKEEAPKETKSDKKSEDLNQYTVAELKEMAKEKGLEGYSSMKKAELIEALS, from the coding sequence ATGTATGCAATTGTAGAGATAGCAGGGCAGCAATTTAAAGTTGCGAAAGACCAGAAGGTGTTTGTTAACCGTCTAAGCGGAGAAGAAGGAGACAGCGTTTCTTTTGACAAAGTACTTCTTACTGGAGACGGGGACAGCATAAACCTTGGCGCCCCGGCTATAGATGGTGCTCTAGTAGGAGCAAAAATCACCCGTCACCTTAAAGGAGATAAAGTAATTGTCTTCAAAAAGAAAAGACGTAAAGGTTACAGAAAGAAAAACGGTCACCGTCAATCTTTAACCGAGATCGTTATTGAAAGCATCGATGTAAAAGGTGGAAAAAAAGCTGCTTCAGCTAAAAAAGAGGAAGCACCTAAAGAAACCAAATCTGATAAAAAATCGGAAGATTTAAATCAGTACACCGTGGCTGAATTAAAAGAGATGGCTAAGGAGAAAGGTCTTGAAGGCTACTCTTCTATGAAGAAAGCTGAATTAATTGAAGCTTTAAGTTAA
- a CDS encoding DUF4199 domain-containing protein: MKNLSIPIKYGFAIGAGLIVYFLILSVLNVHIYPLFSLFNGVIMAVGMWLALKAYRSSKGAKFKYQKGFMACLLTGFNATIIFSLFFALYASEINPDFLSNLINMWRTDYGTNIGIVLFVVSVMGFATSLVLTLAYMQLFKKSWNTKEGKEHTY; this comes from the coding sequence ATGAAGAATTTAAGTATTCCTATTAAATATGGTTTTGCAATTGGAGCAGGACTTATTGTTTATTTTTTAATCCTATCGGTTTTAAATGTACATATTTATCCCCTGTTTAGTTTATTTAATGGGGTTATAATGGCCGTAGGGATGTGGTTGGCTCTAAAGGCTTATCGCAGTTCTAAAGGTGCTAAGTTCAAGTATCAAAAAGGCTTTATGGCCTGTTTGCTTACCGGTTTTAACGCGACAATAATCTTTTCCTTATTCTTCGCTTTATATGCTTCAGAGATCAATCCTGATTTTTTGAGTAACCTTATAAATATGTGGAGAACAGATTATGGTACTAATATAGGAATAGTACTTTTTGTAGTTTCTGTAATGGGATTTGCAACCAGTTTAGTTTTAACTTTAGCTTATATGCAATTATTTAAAAAATCCTGGAATACCAAAGAAGGGAAGGAGCATACCTATTAA
- a CDS encoding pitrilysin family protein, with product MIRNLKMAALALVCSAAGIAQEVEFTEYDLDNGLHVILHQDNTAPVVTVGVMYKVGAKDEEEGRSGFAHFFEHLLFEGTENIERGKWFDIVAANGGSNNANTTQDRTYYYETFPSNNLELGLWMESERMLHPVINEIGVETQNEVVKEEKRSRIDNAPYGKIIYATGINKYVFDKHPYKNSVIGTMEDLDAAELDEFKAFFDKYYGPNNATLVVAGNIEIDETKEMIKKYFAEIPKGNEVEPVSIKEDPITETITATEYDSNIQIPAKLYVFRTPSMKEKDAYILDMISSILTDGKSSRMYKKMVDEDKTALQVLAFPRSQEDYGTYVMGALALGETPLDTLAASMDEEIAKLQNELISEKEYQKLQNKFENRFVNSNSSIQGIASSLATYNVLYGDTDLINEEIEIYRNITREDIKRVANEYLNENQRLELDYLPESENEQ from the coding sequence ATGATTAGAAACTTAAAGATGGCTGCCCTTGCATTAGTTTGCAGTGCAGCAGGAATTGCCCAGGAGGTAGAATTTACCGAATATGACCTGGACAACGGATTACACGTTATTTTACACCAGGATAACACGGCTCCTGTGGTTACCGTTGGTGTTATGTACAAAGTAGGCGCAAAAGATGAAGAAGAAGGCCGTTCTGGCTTTGCCCATTTCTTTGAACATCTTTTATTTGAAGGTACAGAAAACATTGAACGCGGAAAATGGTTTGATATCGTTGCCGCAAATGGTGGCAGCAACAATGCTAACACCACGCAAGATCGTACTTACTATTACGAAACTTTCCCTTCTAACAATCTTGAACTTGGATTATGGATGGAATCTGAAAGAATGCTTCACCCGGTAATCAACGAAATTGGTGTAGAAACTCAAAACGAGGTGGTGAAAGAAGAGAAACGTTCTCGTATAGACAATGCGCCTTACGGCAAGATTATTTATGCTACCGGAATCAACAAGTATGTTTTTGACAAACATCCTTATAAAAACTCGGTAATTGGCACAATGGAAGACCTGGATGCTGCCGAGCTTGATGAATTCAAAGCTTTTTTCGATAAATATTATGGTCCAAACAACGCTACTTTAGTTGTGGCCGGTAATATAGAAATCGATGAAACAAAAGAAATGATCAAGAAGTATTTTGCTGAAATTCCTAAAGGAAATGAAGTGGAACCTGTTTCAATTAAAGAAGATCCTATTACCGAAACTATAACCGCTACAGAATACGATAGCAACATCCAAATTCCTGCGAAGCTTTATGTTTTTAGAACACCTTCTATGAAAGAGAAAGATGCTTATATCCTTGATATGATCTCCTCAATACTAACTGATGGTAAAAGCTCAAGAATGTACAAAAAGATGGTTGACGAAGATAAAACCGCATTACAGGTATTAGCTTTTCCAAGGTCTCAGGAAGATTATGGAACTTACGTAATGGGAGCTCTTGCTTTAGGCGAAACCCCATTAGATACTCTTGCCGCTTCTATGGATGAAGAAATTGCAAAACTTCAAAATGAATTAATTTCTGAAAAAGAATATCAAAAACTTCAGAATAAGTTTGAGAACCGCTTTGTAAACTCTAATAGCAGCATTCAGGGTATCGCTTCTTCACTTGCTACTTATAATGTATTATATGGAGATACCGATCTCATTAATGAAGAGATTGAAATCTACAGAAATATTACAAGAGAAGATATTAAAAGAGTAGCTAATGAGTATCTAAACGAAAACCAACGTTTGGAATTAGACTACCTTCCAGAGAGCGAAAACGAACAATAA
- a CDS encoding pitrilysin family protein: MKFNILTLFIACFLTTASIAQVDRSKQPEPGPAPKINLGQPDEFTLSNGLKVLVVENHKLPRVSASLIIDNKPHAEENPATASLVSSLMGTGSENMSKDDFNEEIDFLGANVSFGSESVYASSLSKFFPRVMELMAEGALRPKFTQEEFESEKNKQIEGLKSIDKDVSSIAGRVSAALAYGANHPYGEFATVENTENVTLENIEKFYNSYFKPNNAYLVVVGDVKTAEVKKLAKKNFGDWKAGAPKEQELPKVANVNETQINLVDMPNAVQSELRLQNTIDLKMADEDYFPVLVANQILGGSFGSYLNMNLREDKGYTYGARTSTGADKYASRFVAQASVRNAVTDSAIVESLKEIRRIKTEPVDAEMLENAKSKFAGDFVLRLEQPSTIANYALNIKTNDLEDDFYETFLEKINAVTADDIQRVANKYYQTDNMRIVVAGKASEIAENLEKVEFNGKTIPVKYYNKLGEEVEKPKAKEVDASVTVEKVYANYIEAVGGRDAVEEIESVVLKAEASVQGTTLNLTMKRTMEGKLNQEVSVGGNVMSKQIFDGEAGFVMAQGQKIPYNEDQIKTAKIDANPFPELQVGDATLEGIETVEGTDAYVVALSDNYKAYYNVKSGLKMQTVQTMSQAGQTMSIPTGYSDYQEVEGVKFPFKMTQAAGPQTFEFDITEILVNEGVSAEDFEE, translated from the coding sequence ATGAAATTTAATATACTTACATTATTTATTGCCTGTTTTTTGACCACTGCGTCAATCGCCCAGGTAGACCGTTCTAAACAACCGGAACCGGGACCGGCACCAAAGATAAATCTTGGCCAGCCAGATGAATTTACTCTAAGCAACGGATTAAAAGTTTTGGTTGTAGAGAACCACAAACTTCCAAGAGTATCTGCTTCTTTGATTATAGACAATAAACCACACGCCGAAGAAAATCCGGCAACAGCTTCTCTTGTTTCTTCCTTAATGGGTACAGGATCTGAAAATATGTCTAAAGATGATTTTAACGAAGAAATCGACTTTTTAGGAGCCAATGTTAGTTTTGGATCAGAAAGCGTTTATGCTAGTTCACTTTCTAAGTTTTTCCCTAGAGTTATGGAACTTATGGCTGAAGGAGCCTTAAGGCCAAAATTCACCCAGGAAGAATTTGAATCTGAAAAGAATAAACAAATTGAAGGATTAAAATCTATAGATAAAGATGTAAGCTCTATCGCTGGCAGAGTAAGTGCTGCTTTGGCTTATGGAGCTAACCACCCTTATGGAGAATTCGCTACAGTAGAAAATACCGAAAACGTAACTTTAGAGAATATCGAAAAATTCTATAACAGTTATTTCAAACCCAACAATGCTTACCTTGTTGTAGTTGGTGACGTAAAGACTGCTGAAGTAAAAAAGCTTGCCAAGAAGAATTTTGGAGACTGGAAAGCCGGTGCTCCAAAAGAGCAAGAGTTACCTAAAGTAGCTAACGTAAACGAGACACAAATCAACCTGGTTGATATGCCAAACGCAGTACAAAGCGAATTAAGACTTCAAAATACCATCGATTTAAAAATGGCAGATGAAGATTACTTCCCTGTATTGGTAGCAAACCAAATTCTTGGTGGTAGTTTTGGAAGTTACTTGAATATGAACCTTCGTGAAGACAAAGGTTATACTTACGGAGCCAGAACAAGCACAGGAGCAGACAAGTATGCTTCAAGATTTGTTGCACAAGCAAGCGTTAGAAATGCGGTAACCGATAGCGCAATTGTAGAATCTTTGAAAGAGATTAGAAGAATTAAAACCGAGCCTGTAGATGCTGAAATGTTAGAAAACGCTAAAAGCAAATTCGCCGGTGACTTCGTATTAAGATTAGAACAACCTTCTACCATCGCTAATTACGCGCTTAATATCAAGACGAATGATCTAGAAGATGATTTTTATGAAACTTTCCTTGAGAAGATAAATGCAGTTACTGCAGATGATATTCAACGTGTAGCCAATAAATATTATCAAACCGATAATATGAGAATTGTGGTTGCAGGTAAAGCTTCAGAAATTGCTGAAAACCTTGAAAAAGTTGAATTTAACGGAAAAACAATTCCGGTTAAATATTATAACAAACTTGGTGAGGAAGTTGAAAAACCAAAAGCCAAAGAAGTTGACGCTTCAGTAACCGTAGAAAAAGTTTACGCAAATTACATTGAAGCTGTTGGTGGACGTGATGCTGTAGAAGAGATAGAAAGTGTAGTCCTTAAAGCTGAAGCCAGTGTACAGGGAACGACTTTAAACTTAACCATGAAAAGAACTATGGAGGGTAAGTTAAACCAGGAAGTTTCTGTTGGCGGTAACGTTATGAGCAAACAGATTTTTGATGGTGAAGCTGGATTTGTAATGGCGCAAGGTCAAAAAATCCCTTACAACGAAGACCAGATTAAAACTGCTAAAATAGATGCTAATCCATTCCCGGAACTACAGGTTGGAGACGCAACTTTAGAAGGAATTGAGACTGTTGAAGGAACAGATGCATATGTTGTTGCACTTAGCGATAACTACAAAGCTTACTACAATGTAAAAAGTGGTTTAAAAATGCAAACTGTACAAACAATGTCTCAAGCTGGACAAACAATGTCTATTCCTACAGGATATAGCGATTACCAGGAAGTAGAAGGAGTTAAATTTCCTTTTAAAATGACTCAGGCTGCAGGCCCACAAACATTTGAATTTGATATTACTGAGATCCTTGTTAACGAAGGAGTTTCGGCTGAAGATTTTGAAGAATAG